DNA sequence from the Prochlorococcus marinus XMU1411 genome:
ATGTAAAGTCTCTTAGCATATCGCCATTATTAAATATTTTTATTGGTTCATTATTTAAAATTGCTTTTGTAAATAAAAATAATGCCATATCAGGTCTTCCCCATGGACCATAAACTGTAAAAAACCTTAATCCTGTTGTTGGCAAAGAATATAAATGACTATATGTATGAGCCATCAATTCATTAGCTCTTTTACTGGCTGCATACAAACTAATTGGATGATTAACTCCATGAGACTCTTTAAAAGGAAGATCTTTGTTGCCTCCATAAACAGAACTACTACTGGCATATACCAAATGGTGAACATTGAATTCTCTACAACATTCCAATATATTTCCGAAACCTACTAAATTAGATTGTACATAAGCAGAGGGATTTTCAATAGAATATCTAACCCCTGCCTGAGCAGCTAAGTTGATTACATTTTTTGGATTATCTATTTTAAAAATTTCCTTTAATAATTTATAGTCTTCTAAATTACCTTTAACGAATTTAAATTCTGTACCATATTTTTTACTTAAAGTATGGATATATTTAAGTCTTGCTTCTTTTAAAGAGCTGTCATAATAATTATTTAGGTTATCAAAGCCAACAACTGATTTACCTTCTTTTATTAACTTGCAACTTAAGTGAAAACCAATAAATCCAGCGGCTCCAGTAATTAAATTATTCATATTTTCTTTTATTCATTTAAGTTAATCTAACTTTATAAAATCAATAAGTTTTTAATTTTACTCCAATATTTAACATTTTTTAGCTAAAGGATGCTTAAAAAAAATTTTTATGATTTTTCACTTCCTTATAAATCTTATTTTTTTTGATATTTGGTTTTTAATTGAATCTATTTTTTTATAAAAATATCTTGCCTTATTAATAAAGAAAACCTATTATGTATTGAATAACTATAGAAAACTTTAATATTCTAAATAAGTATTTTTAGAATTTATTAGAAAATATATATGAACAAAACTCTTTATAATATTTTTATAAAATTAAAGATTAATAGAAGAAAACAATTAAACTTATTACTATTAATTAGTATAAATATTGTAATTTCAGAGAAACTAAATATAGCTGAGATAGGAACATTCCTTTTATTTTTAAATGAATCATATAAATTGCTAAAAAATCAACTATATAAATTTTTTACGATCTTTTTTAATATTTTGTCTAAGAAAGAAATTATATTATTGACAACTATTCCAATACAAAAATACTATTAAAATCAATGATTTTCAAAAATAATTCAAATAAATTTTATGCATACTTTTTATTTGTTATCTTTTTTGGGAACCCATTTTTAATATTTTTTGCCGAAGAAATAAAATGGGATTTAGATGCAAATAATAAATTCAAAAAAAACAATAAATTAAAATGGGAAAAGTATTATCCAGAAAAAATTTCTGAAGAATCAGAAAATGAATTTTTGAAATATAAATTTCAAAAAGATTCCAAAATAAATAATTATTTTGTATCAGAAAATAATGAAGTAAAAACTAATGAATTATTATATTTAGGTTTTGCTGTTCCTAATTCTTATGTGATGCATAAAAAAGATTTTATGATATACGCTGATCAGCAATTTCCATATTATAAAAGTGAATTAGAAAAAGGCGCCTCAAACCAAAATTATTCTGTTTTTCTTAGTTACGGAATAAATGACCATATGACTTTGATGGGATTTTTTTCTCACAGTGATGATCCTTTATACAGCAAGATTAACAATATAGAAAAACAGCCTGCTAATAAATGGATAAGTTCAGGATTAGGTTCAAGAATAAACATATTTAAAAGCAATAAATTATTAACTTCTTTAGATACATCAATAGAGTCATGGTATGTCAAAAGTGGAGGATGTAATGGTATTGGTTGCGAAAGTAATTCTTCAAATATTTTTGATAAAACTCTTGACGAATTTAAAAATTTAAATTTGATAGGATCTTTTGCTTTACCAAGCACATTTAAAATCTCAAGAAGGACGAATTTAGTTGTTTCGCCAAAATTAACATTCCTACCCGAAGAACAAGTAAATGAAAATAGTTCTGGGTCTTTTTATGGATTAAACTCTGGTATCGGATTAGGTTTTTCCCACAATTTTAATGAGAGGTTCCATATTTATAATTCAACTTATTTTCCATTGAGTGGAAAAAATTATTTTGACGAAAATCTGACTTTTAAAAAAGCAATTATTTATAATTTTGGTTTTAATTATTCAATTGATCCAAAAGTATCATTTCAAAGTTATTTAACTAATAGTTTTGGTGCAACTCCAGCTACTGGGATTCTAACAATCCCTAGTAACAACAATTTAATATTAGGGACAAGATTGATTTATAAGCCAACTTCATCAGATTTTAAAGAAAATTCTGATATTAGTAATGAATATAAATTTGAGGGTTTAAGTGTTACTAATACAGAAATTATTAAACCAGGTCAAATATTAATAGATTTCTCTTTTGATAATAATGCGGAAATATGGACGAATATTAATACTGGAATTTCCAGAAATTTCAATTTTGAAATAAGCACTGGTAGATCTAACCTTAAACAAAATAAGGAAAATTATCATTCAAGTACATATGTTGGTTCTAATTTACAGAATATAAGATTTGGAGGAAAAGCTATCTTAATTAAACAAAATGAATACTTTCCAATTACTTCTGGAATAAGAATGACTTTTGGAAGAGCGTTAGGAGATACTTGGCCTGGTTACCTTTTCTTAGAAAATATCAACACAATAAATCTTTTCGAAAAATTTAGATTTAATATTACTCCCAAAATTGCATGGACTGATTCAGATAGTCCAATCGCCCTTGGATCAAGTTTAATTTTCGATATAAATGACAAATATTCAATAATACTTGAGAGGAATACTGCTTTAAAAAATGCAGACAGCAATTTCACCTCAGCATTAAGGATTTCAAAAAATCGATATAAGTTTATTGATTTATATGTAAGTGATGCACTTAGTTTTAATGATATTGGAGAAATGATAAATGCCAAAGAAACTTATTTTGGTTTTAAGTTAGGGTTTAAGTTTTAAATAATTACATACACAGAATTTTAAAAGTCTATTTTATTATTGAACTTTTTAATTAATAATAATGTTTAGATTAATTATTTTATCTATTTTTAATTTAATAAATTTCATTGAATAAAAGGTGTTTACTTATTAAATTTTTTGATTATTTATTTATATATTTTTAAGATATCATTACTCATAAAAAAAATTTTTACACAATATAACTTATATTTATAAATTTTTTAAATATTAATGATTAAGCCATGTTATTGTTATGTCTTAGCATTTATTTTAATACAAGTAAAATGGGGAAATTAGAAATCCAAATCCAATAAGTTAAATTTAATTTTCATATTCAATCTAATAAAAACTTTTTTAAAAATTTAATGATTTTAGAAATTATTGCTTATACTTTCCTTATTTTTATAACTGCAGTTTCACCTTTACCAGGATTGCCATTCGTAATTCTTAATTATGAGCAAAATCCTATAATCATAGCTGGATTTACAACTATCGCAGGTGGACTAATGGCAGGTTTTGTACATTACAAATTTGCAAATTTAATATATACAAAATTCGTAAGGAAAAATTTTCCTAAAATTTATTTAAAAACAAAAAAATATACGCCAATAATAAAACGAATGAGTTTTTTAGAACTTTTTTTATTAATTCTTTCTTCAGTAATACCAGC
Encoded proteins:
- a CDS encoding NAD-dependent epimerase; amino-acid sequence: MNNLITGAAGFIGFHLSCKLIKEGKSVVGFDNLNNYYDSSLKEARLKYIHTLSKKYGTEFKFVKGNLEDYKLLKEIFKIDNPKNVINLAAQAGVRYSIENPSAYVQSNLVGFGNILECCREFNVHHLVYASSSSVYGGNKDLPFKESHGVNHPISLYAASKRANELMAHTYSHLYSLPTTGLRFFTVYGPWGRPDMALFLFTKAILNNEPIKIFNNGDMLRDFTYIEDLIESLYRLISKPPIENNRASSFIPSAEDSWAPFKIFNIGNSKPTPLLDYIKAIEESLGIEAKKEFLPMQPGDVEATSANCEKLKLWIGYKPSTSVKEGVSKFIDWYKKYYLIKKNFFN
- a CDS encoding VTT domain-containing protein, encoding MILEIIAYTFLIFITAVSPLPGLPFVILNYEQNPIIIAGFTTIAGGLMAGFVHYKFANLIYTKFVRKNFPKIYLKTKKYTPIIKRMSFLELFLLILSSVIPASLIAFAAGSCKIPYKKYFTCSVLTFIPSQFLYIFAASKSKNIKEQFIGLGFNKSEALIVSISIGCIIVFVILFLIRIIRNNLYKKSKRKKKLLGKI